The window TACGGAGCTACGCGCGCCCCTCGCGCCGCCAGTCGGCCACCCCCGACATCCCGCGTGCCGGACGGTACTTCCCGCCCGAGGAGACCGCCCGCTGCACCTTCGGTGTCGTCCTCGACACCTCCGGCTCCATGGACCGCGCCCTGCTCGGCAAGGCGCTGGGCGCGATCGCCTCGTACGCCGCCGCCCGGGACGTGCCGGCCGCCCGGGTCGTGTTCTGCGACGCGGCCCCGCACGACGCGGGCTTCCTCCCGGTCACCGAGATCGCCGGGCGCGTCCGGGTGCACGGGCGCGGCGGCACGGTGTTGCAGCCGGGCATCGACCTGTTGCAGCGGGCCGACGACTTCCCGCCCGGCGCTCCCGTCCTGGTGATCACGGACGGCTGGTGCGACGTGCTGCGGGTGCGGCGGGAGCACGCCTATCTGATTCCACAAGGTGCTCGTCTGCCGTTCACCGCGCGGGGGCCGGTGTTCAGGGTGAGATGAGGCTCGGACCGCCCGGAGTGTGATCGGATGGGGGCCACGGAACCCGGCAACGGGACCCCATCGAAAGGACTCATCGTGGCAACCACGCGCACCGCACACACGGTCTGGGAAGGCGAGCTCCTCAAGGGCACCGGCACCGTCACCTTCGACTCCTCCGGCATCGGTTCGCAGCCGGTGTCGTGGCCGTCGCGCGCGGAGCAGGCGAACGGCAAGACCAGCCCCGAGGAACTGATCGCGGCCGCCCACTCCAGCTGCTTCTCCATGGCGCTCTCGCACGGCCTCACCGGCGCGGGCACCCCGCCCACCCGTCTGGAGACGAAGGCCGACGTGACCTTCCAGCCCGGCGAGGGCATCACCGGCATCCACCTCACCGTCCGCGGTGAGGTCCCCGGCCTCGACGCGGCCGGCTTCCAGGAGGCGGCCGAGGGCGCCAAGAAGAACTGCCCGGTCAGCCAGGCCCTGACCGGCACGACGATCACGCTGACGGCCGAACTGGCCTGACGTACGACGCCGTACGCCCCATTGACGAAAACCCTCTCGGGTTCTGTGCTGGTGTGGGGAACACCGGGCGGAACCTTGGGGAAGGGGACGGCGATGGGGCGTGCGGTCGGGGTCGATCTCGGTACGACGAACTCGGTGGTGGCCGTGCTGGAGGGCGGCGAGGCGACGGTCGTCGCCAACGCGGAGGGGCAGCGGACCACACCTTCGGTGGTGGCGTTCGCCAAGAACGGCGAGGTCCTGGTCGGCGAGGTCGCCAAGCGGCAGGCCGTGACGAACGTGGAGCGCACGGCACGCTCCGTCAAACGCCACATGGGCGACACGAGTTGGCGCTTTCCCGAGCAGGGGGCCGTGGACGGCACCCGGTTCCGGGCCCAGGAGCTGTCCGCGCGCGTCCTGCAGAAGCTGAAGAGGGACGCCGAGTCGTACCTCGGGGAGGACGTCACCGACGCCGTCATCACCGTGCCCGCGTACTTCGACGACGCCCAGCGGCAGGCGACCAAGGAGGCGGGGGAGATCGCGGGCCTGAAGGTCCTGCGGATCATCAACGAGCCCACGGCCGCGGCCCTCGCCTACGGCCTGGACCGGGGCGAGGAGCAGACCGTCCTCGTCTTCGACCTCGGCGGCGGCACCTTCGACGTCTCCCTCCTGGAGATCGGCGACGGGGTCATCGAGGTGAAGGCCACCAACGGCGACACGCGCCTCGGGGGCGACGACTGGGACCAGCGGATCGTCGAGTACCTCGTCACACGCTTCCAGGGGCAGTACGGCGTCGACCTCGGCAACGA is drawn from Streptomyces bottropensis ATCC 25435 and contains these coding sequences:
- a CDS encoding OsmC family protein; the encoded protein is MATTRTAHTVWEGELLKGTGTVTFDSSGIGSQPVSWPSRAEQANGKTSPEELIAAAHSSCFSMALSHGLTGAGTPPTRLETKADVTFQPGEGITGIHLTVRGEVPGLDAAGFQEAAEGAKKNCPVSQALTGTTITLTAELA